A stretch of Polypterus senegalus isolate Bchr_013 chromosome 3, ASM1683550v1, whole genome shotgun sequence DNA encodes these proteins:
- the LOC120526711 gene encoding protein CD300H-like: MLFKSDCWINMRWSWHSRLLTAAFICITLAEAMTVKTTEGEKLQIVCEYDYGYKLYNKYFCRYPCKSNDVLVQSSQPETLVTRGRFHLFDYSSDCKIRVTVDNARLTDTGIYYCGIERSFWWDRFTEVLINVEKGPFSTVTPVWTTQQHSRVTAESTRSSVWAESLPPSSAYSQSPDPETTQKPTRAETTEVWVPLCIASAAVVFFFLLTVLILGQIKKNRKATEIHQRSQRNPLNTVTYIQDPSPLYEEILDSASVNNNDIVYSFVVFH; this comes from the exons ATGCTCTTTAAGTCAGACTGTTGGATTAACATGAGGTGGTCTTGGCACAGTAGACTTCTCACTGCAG CTTTCATTTGTATAACATTAGCTGAAGCAATGACTGTCAAAACAACAGAAGGAGAAAAACTACAAATTGTCTGTGAATACGACTACGGGTATAAGTTATACAATAAATACTTCTGCCGATACCCGTGTAAAAGTAATGACGTCCTTGTCCAGTCCAGTCAACCTGAAACCCTGGTGACCAGAGGCAGATTCCATCTGTTTGATTACTCCTCAGACTGCAAGATCAGAGTGACTGTGGACAACGCTCGACTCACAGATACTGGCATATATTACTGTGGCATTGAAAGATCTTTCTGGTGGGACAGATTCACTGAAGTACTCATTAATGTTGAAAAAG GGCCTTTCTCCACGGTGACTCCAGTATGGACGACACAGCAACACAGCAGAGTAACAGCAGAGTCCACCAGATCATCTGTTTGGGCAG aaaGTTTGCCTCCTTCTTCTGCTTATTCACAAAGTCCTGACCCTGAAACAACTCAGAAGCCAACAAGGGCAGAGACCACAGAAG TATGGGTCCCGCTCTGCATTGCGTCGGCGGCAGTGGTGTTTTTCTTCCTATTGACTGTTCTGATACTCGGCCAAATCAAGAAGAATAGGAAGGCCACGG aaatccATCAGAGGAGCCAGAGAAACCCACTTAATACTGTGACG TACATTCAAGATCCTTCTCCACTTTATGAAGAAATTCTGGACTCTGCATCTGTGAATAACAATGACATTGTGTATTCTTTTGTGGTTTTCCACTAG